The DNA window GTCTCAGCTTTGTCAGAAATGATGCTAAAAGCCACAGACAGTAAATCGAGTTCAAATTTCAGTTTGCTGTCAGatgtaaaatgaaacaaatactCCTGAGTAGTTCCAATATGATAGAACTTAGAGTTGTTTAAGACTATAACATTAAGCGTAGTTCCTTTCAGAAGGGAGCATAGCTTCTGCCGTACTTCTACTAACTGTGATTCCTCTTTTGTGACATTACTGGTATTTTTTGTGTAATCTTGAGTGGCTCCAGGTCCCAGGGCCTGGAGGAAGTCACCATATGCATCTATTTCACAGCAAAGAGTGCCCATCTGCTTATAAAATATCAGCAATTTCTTTGCAATGCTATGATCCATGTAAAATATACTGTCTGTATACACACACTCTGAGACCATTTCTGAGTCACGATGGTCTCCATAGGAACTTAGCTGAGAATAACTCCCTCTTACGCATACTGCACCACGCTGGCGCATCGTCTCAATATCAGGCTTGTGCAGGAAACGATGGCAAGATGTGTATTCAAGTCctccttttcctgaaaaactgGATGCATCTAAAACAAACACGCCATGAGTGGTCCCAACTGTCAGCTCTGAAGGGTGAGCCAACGCGGTAAATCCAGGTTTATCAAATGTGACAGTTTCTGTAACTTCAGTGCTGTAAAGTTCTATGTCATCTGAACACGTAATGAGAATTCCTGGTTTCATGTGACTGGGGAAATCAATGTACATGGCAAGCTTCAGTTCCAACATCTGGTGGACAGGATCGCCAAAAGGCAAAGCTGTGAAAATCTTCCCCAGCGCACTTGCATTTGGTAAACGTTGACTGTAACCACCTtgaagaaagatatttttaattatacagAGACACTGTATATAAGCAAGTAAAAAACTAAACCTATACAGGTATTTTACATATACACAAAGGCAtaacacccaccccacccccccagcccagcttgGTGATATACTAAGTAGTCCTCAAAAAATGACAGATGTAAAAAAATCATCAGTTATTCTACTTCAAACATTTCTCAAAGCAGATCTGACTTTTTGTCCAAAATTTAGGATGCCTTAAATAGCTTAAACTTGTTGTTGATTTAATTACCTTTAGTTTGCTTCAGAGCTGGAATATGGACCACTCATCTATAACTAAAGTGAAGAAATCAAACACCTacttttccactgatttttccactgaaaaaaaggaggacCCCTgtacaccccaccccccacccccaggaaTTTTAAGTCACAGAGATAGGTCAATTACGCAGTGGTTTGGTCAGGTGACTTGTTATTACCtggtttctttcttctctgcaaaacTGATGCACCTTTTTGAAGTGTTCTAGTTGGATAAAAAAGCAAGTATTCAGTCTGCCTGTGGTTATGAGGACCCCTAAGTCCCCCAGAGAGGGCCTTGCTTCTTAAATAGTTATTTCAAGGCAGGAGCTTAATTTGGATATTCTGAATTACACTTCTTTCTCCACTGTTTGACTGAACAACTTATGTGCTGAGAAGAAATGCTTAAGTGACCGTAATATCTCTTAAGCATCAATCTAAATTCAAGTGATCAGATCAGATACACTTGGAATTACTTTTCTGAGGGAACTGTATTTTAGAACTCTGACTTTGCCATCCtactatttttagaaaaaaaaaaagtacaactTTAGAgtgtaaaatgtaaaatagaaTTTACCAGAGTGAATTAGCAGCACAATAAAAGAAGTCCATTTATCACCGTACAGATCTTCCAAGCACCGAAGAACATGAAGTGTTGAGCCAccatttcctaaagaaaaaatattttagtatctGCTGAAAAGAGCACCAGTAATATCTGTATTGACATGTGAAGCATACTGGGATCTGGTGCTGTGGCAGGACGATCAGGAAGCATGTTTTAaatgctgccttctgctgtaGAAAGTGtgcaattcattttttaaaaagtctctaTGACTGCAGagacaatattttaaacaaaccaaGTGTCAATGGATGCACAGCTATCTGAAATTTCCTAGACCAGTTCTGACTGAGTAGTCCTACTGTATCATAGTTGATAAAAGCATGCAAAGAAGATAACGGATAGTGCCACGGAGCCCCTTCTGCCCCTCCGAAGCCAAAACCAGCTGCTGTCAGGGCTCGTCCCGGTGCGAGCAAGGGGAAAGCCGACAACGGGTGCCCACCGATTTTCGGTCCAGGTGGATCCACAAACACATGGTACCGAGCCCCCAGGGGAAGCTCCTTTCTGCTCAGCTTCTCCGCCAGCTGCTGCCGGTAGGCGAGCGCCTGCTCCGCGTCGGCGGCCGTCACCGCCACGACGTCCCAGAACtcgccggggcgggcggccctCCCTGTCGGCACAGCGGCACCGCGTCAGGCgcgccggcgggggcgggcagGGACGACCGGCCCCGCCGGAGCGCCGCGCCGAAGCCCGCCGCCTCCCGAGGTCCGACAGAGCGCACCCGGCCCACCGGAGCCCCGCGCTGCACGCGGCTCGGCTGGGCCgggcccccgcccgccccgcccggggccgccccACCTCTGAGCGCCGCGAACCGCGCCAGCCGCCGCGCCGTGgcctcccgccgcgccgcgctccGCTCGCCCGCCACCGGCATGGCGGCTCCGCCGTTCGGGGCCCGCGCCCtggcgctgccgccgccgcccgtgTAGCCGCGGCGTGAGGCGGACACGGAGCGCCCGACCCGGAAGAGCCGGGCTGGGACCcggggcggggcccggcggggcggccggtGCCCGGGTCGGAGGCGGGCTGCCCGCCTGCCCCAGTCCGGAGCGGGCGGGAGGCTCGCCtcgggccgcggcggggggcggcagcagccggggctGGGCCTGCCCGctggcgggcggcgagcggcgaCTGCCGCCCCAATCCGTGGCTTCGGCGTCCCTGCCAAGTGGTGCCTTGCCCGGGTCGGGTGGGGGAAGGCGGGACGGGCTGGCTGAGGGCCTTTCCTGCCCTGCCACCGCGccgttctttttttttcttttttttcttttccagtagcACCTGTTCACTGAGTTCTTGGGTCTAAAGATGCTGCAAGTGGTGTTCAGAAGGACAACGCACCGCCCCCGCCGGCCTTGCTTGCCGGAGCTCTCCGTGAGCCCGCCGGTGCGCTCGCCTGCTAAGCGATGTACCTTCCTGGGCGCGTTGCCTGCCGTGGCCCTTGGGTTATTTAATGCCAACGAggatttttaaggaaataaatttcctttccattctttTTAGTTATACAACTTGTAAAAAATACATTCGTACATACAGGCTCaaatttggaagtattttgCTGCCTCAAAATGCATGTCCCACTTCGAGCTCAGAATCTGAAGGGCTGGGTTTCCCCGGGGCTGACGCCGTCAGGCTGTGTGTTTGTAGAAATAGATCATCGTTCTGAGGTTTAGGATACATCTCTGGCGGTCACAGGATGAAGTAGGATGAGTTAGGTTGCTGGTCTGGTAATCTAATTAGGAAAGGCATCCTAGTTGCACATGAACAGGTCCGCTTACGTCTTCCTCGGCCATACCTGACCTGTGCATTTCCTGTGGTACCTGCAGTACACGCGCTGAGCACTGAGCTGAGCAGGGTTTGCATTTGATGAATGGATCCTACAACGACTTGTGTTGTGTGTAATTATCTGATATCTACTGGCAGTATTCACACAGCTGGAAGTTTTTCCTGCTATAGTTCTTTGCCCTAGATATTGTGATTTTTGATCTGTGGACTTCATCTGTTTCCTGAATTTAGAGTCTGCTGAGACTACAGGTACCAAATAGGAAtagatgaaaatgaaaggagGGTTTGTCTTGATAAGATCTCATTATGCATAAATCTTACAATAAAGAGTagctactgaaaaaaagaatttaggaagttaaaaaaaatccaagaaatcCATAGTTTTTCATGATTGTAAACTGCTGACAGAGAagattaaagaagaaaagatgaatgCTGCTGCTTTATCAGTTTGAGGCTTTTCTGTGATGCATGTGATAACAGCCTTAATCAGGGTAATGTACACCACAGAGATCTGTTTGATCCTTCCTTATGTTCTCAACTTCCTCTAGTAAGgaacataatttattttgttgaaaataaacttttgctttttttcattggGTTCTCATTGTTGACAGCAACTCTATTGACCTCAATGAGAAAAAGTTCCTGGATCCTAAGTCCAGCTTTAAAGATTTCAGGTTTAGTTACAACAGGTGAAGATTCACtgctttttacagtttttttttaaaatactgtcttcCCTTTTCTTACCTTCTGGCTAATGTAGTGTTAGTGATGAATCTTATCAATTCACTGTGTTTCATGAACCCGAATAAAAGCTGCATCACCCCAATTACATTAAGAAGGGCTCTAGACAAACATGTCTagcaaacattttctattttaagtcAGAAGAATGAGTGATTCTTAACAAACCTGGGAACCCTCATATATTAACCTGCATCCCATTCCTTATGAGTAATTTATTTGCCAAGGGAGAATTCCTAGCTTTCTGAGTtggaaaaaaggaactgaaGTTGGGAAATCTTTTTATTGTGTTATGGTAGATCCCCCTTTATTGATTATGCTCTTCTTAGTCTATCCCTGACTCATGGGTCTTAGGACACGGTATataataaatactgttttgGAGAGGTGTCTTTTATAGCTCATATATATTTTGCTCAATCGTGATGCAGTTTTCACAGcatgattaaaaatatatgctaaTTTGCAAGTCATTTAGGAAACTACTAAAGATACAAGGTAATTAATGGTTTACTGACAACAAtactaatttctttttaactgcagCAAGCCTTCAAAGCTATAATTTCAACCCTAATGCTTGCAGCAAAATATTGCTGCAGTTCaacagaatttttgttttgaactttttGTCATTAGTCAGACTTCCTAATGCATAGGTTTCTGTTTACGCTCTCTAAGATAATCCAAGTCTAGAATAATTATTGAATCCAACTATTCATGGTaataaattcttctgaaatCATTTCAGTTGGTTGTTTATTCATCCTTTTAATAGTAATATTTTATAATCACTTAACCTGATAGTTGATTCCAGGGAATAATAGATTTTAATCATTTTCACCATTGCTCTGTCCCCCAAAATTTCAAATAATGCCTAAAGTAATGTTGGTGATTCAAGAGATTCAGTGGCAGAGCTAGTAAACCGCTCCAGGAAATGCATTTTGTCTGAGTGATGAAAGCGGAGGTGTTCACCATTTGTCCTTAGTAAAGAGTCCTGGGAGAGATTTTGTAAGAGCAAAACTATTTACGCTGGTATTTAACTGAAGTGTAAATCCccaaattgctttttttttcctatggaaatTGTGGttacaaaacagcagaaaacacatATGTTGTTGTGTGCTGCTGAAAGCTACCTCATCTCCCATCTGATCATGCTGGTCTCCCTTATCCTTCAGTGTTTGGTATAAACAGCCTTAGGTGCAGACCAGGTCTGCAATCTTTGTGCCGAGTGGAGAAGATGAATTAATATGCAACTCATTGTATTTGTGTATGAACGTTTGgttaagtaaataaaatgtgagTGTTGTGGAATCAGGCCAGTAGTTAGCAAAGTACTTTCTGTGACCCTTTGGAACGCAATATGTCGTACACAATATGTTGTTAGCACAATAGTATTTCTTACTTAAACAATTAGTGCCACTGGAATTTTTTCTACCCTGTGGGTGTATGGTATTTCATAAgtaatattattaaaaatatctggaTATTTTCTTTGGTTAACTGAAATTCTCCTTTTAAATCTGAGCACATAGCTTTTTACATAGTGTTTGTATTCTTCTTTTCCTAGATCTCTGAGGGGTGAATCAAAGAAGAGAGCTTATTGTGAAGAAGTTAACTGAATAGTGAGTATCTTTTTTCTATCTCAAAAAATCTGGAACTTGAATGTCGACAAACTGTTGATCAGAGTCTGTGGTAAAATAGTTAGAAGTCCTGGTCACAGTTCAGTTAAATGGGCTGTATCTAAAGATTGTGGGGCATTTGCAGTATTGTTTTTTCACTTACAGTATGCATCCTTTCAAATAATTACATCATCAATATTTATTCACTTGGTGTTGTGCTGGAACTCCATGCATGTCAGGTAAATAATAATACTTTGTGAAGATGCAAAACCAAAGTTGATTTGTCTTTAGACTTGCATAATTGTATTCCTTGGGAGCAACATTTATTTTGAGTAACATATGATTTCTTCGTAGAGGAAGCTCTTCTGACTGagcatattaatttttttcactagGAACAGGTGATTATATCTTGGGCTCACAGAATTTTTGCCATTTGTGATAAAAAGGCAAGTATTTTTCCGATACATACCCTGCTGTGTGGTGAGAAGGCCTGATACCAGGAGTTTCAGTGTTTGAGGTCTCCCTTCCTTTATAAAAGAGTGGAAGGTATAATGGTGATAATGTGCTTAGTTACCCGAGAATTCAAGATTTTTCAGTATTGAAATAGATTTGGCTTAAGGGCtgtagtttggaaaaaaaaaatctttgctgtaCAGAGAGTATTTCTACATGTTTTAAATGacataaataaaaggaaaagtctATATGACAGCTTACATATTGTAAGCTGGTAATGATTTATTGTTCCTACTGTGCATTGAACCGCTTCATCTGGCTCTCTGTAAATGGTTAAACCAGGAAGGCATCTGCTGCTTCCCCTATCCCCAAACTTACTTGGAGGGTTTTTCTGTAGGTATTTGGTATATGCTCTCCAGTTCTTGGTTTTAATCTACTATTTAGTCTTTCACTTCATGAGGCAAAAAGTTGAACTTTAATCTGCAATTTCACATTTGGCCTTCTGACCTCTATACGTGCTAGAGGTGAGACAGAACAagccagaaaaaggaaaattctgcaACGCTGCTTAGAACAACCTAATCCAAAATTCCAGTCTGATGGATGATTTGCAGTAAGTCCAGTTTTCCAGAAGTGTAAAAAGATGGTGCTGTACTGAATGGCTGAAAGAGTGCCTAGTGTTTCATAGCGGCTAGTGACCTCTGAGTTTAGCGTGACCATCCTGCAGTCATGAAGGTTCAGCCCTTGTCTAGTCagtaaatttacttttattattcCAGTATTGAGCTGTCCggtatataatattttataatcttAGGTGTTAATAagttacatttttctgaaggaTGAATTTTCATCATTATTTCAGATATGGCATCTTCCAGGTCCAGTGTTTTGGGAAGGCATGAAGGAATTAAGTCTACTGTTCCTTCATGATAATGAAGTTGGAAAAATGGCTAATGTGCATTCATTATCTTTCAGTTGGAACCTGATAAGCCTCACCTTGTTTGATACTCCACTGAGCCTGAAAATAGCCTGTAGGCATATTGTTAATGGCATTTTCACCCTGAAAACACTGGGTTACTGTGTAATTTCTGATGAGGAAATTACTGGGAGATGGAAGCTCCCTGacaaatagaaatgtttttgcCGTTGTCTACTTCTTGATGCCTCTCCTGTTGCTAGAGAGGTAAGCTAGCTCATAGCACGCTGTTCTCTAAAAGGTTCAGTTGTGAGAATGTTTTTTCTAACTACATGGCTCTTGTTTGATTAGACCTTCATTAACACAATATTTTACTGAACTGTGTTCAATCTAATAGGATTAGGGATCTGTTACTGAAATTGTTTATTTAATGTGGCTGCATAATATTTTTCAGGTGATGTGGTGGATCTGTATGGTATCTTGTTTCAGAATGAAACATTTATGTATTAAGAACAACGCTTAACTGAATATATGTAGTCCACTTAGCTCACACTAAGTTCCTAATTCTTTTGTCTGTCATCTTTCTGTACATTTCCTTATCTGTTT is part of the Phalacrocorax aristotelis chromosome 6, bGulAri2.1, whole genome shotgun sequence genome and encodes:
- the FPGT gene encoding fucose-1-phosphate guanylyltransferase, whose protein sequence is MPVAGERSAARREATARRLARFAALRGRAARPGEFWDVVAVTAADAEQALAYRQQLAEKLSRKELPLGARYHVFVDPPGPKIGNGGSTLHVLRCLEDLYGDKWTSFIVLLIHSGGYSQRLPNASALGKIFTALPFGDPVHQMLELKLAMYIDFPSHMKPGILITCSDDIELYSTEVTETVTFDKPGFTALAHPSELTVGTTHGVFVLDASSFSGKGGLEYTSCHRFLHKPDIETMRQRGAVCVRGSYSQLSSYGDHRDSEMVSECVYTDSIFYMDHSIAKKLLIFYKQMGTLCCEIDAYGDFLQALGPGATQDYTKNTSNVTKEESQLVEVRQKLCSLLKGTTLNVIVLNNSKFYHIGTTQEYLFHFTSDSKLKFELDLLSVAFSIISDKAETLDQSASIIQSILEPGCFIGPGSVIEYSRIGPEVSVGKNSIISGSYINSKVDIPSNCFLSSLSIKIHDQVKYVSMVFSVEDNLKKTVKLLSDICSLQFFGVSLLECLDLWGVKVSDQLFSSENTCWGLWTARIFPVCSTLSESVRMSLKMLNSVQHMSPFKLNGFKLLSVEEMLTFKDVKDMLKFRKQIYDEIHLQRRKEKFDL